From Streptomyces asiaticus, one genomic window encodes:
- a CDS encoding YoaK family protein has product MAEESDTDPAPKARRPGRACGAGGAVAAVALTVATGAMDAISFLALGGVFTSVMTANLSLLGMSTASLDAALARDSAVAMGGYIVGALVSGRIVRGSRPALRARCALTVELLVLGGLWAVWASAGGHPTGDLQLVLLAVAALAMGGQSGLVRAVGPPGFSTTYLTGTLTGVLVDAVRSGTVRRLSIALLGGLVVGAAAGGLLVAHAARAAPALPTGLVGLVLLASLTSLARDAQGHLWPHAE; this is encoded by the coding sequence ATGGCCGAAGAGAGCGACACCGACCCCGCGCCGAAAGCACGGCGCCCCGGCCGGGCCTGCGGTGCCGGGGGAGCGGTGGCCGCCGTCGCGCTGACCGTGGCGACCGGGGCGATGGACGCGATCAGCTTTCTGGCCCTGGGCGGCGTCTTCACCAGCGTCATGACCGCCAATCTCTCCCTGCTCGGCATGTCCACCGCGTCCCTGGACGCCGCGCTCGCCCGGGACTCCGCGGTCGCCATGGGCGGCTACATCGTGGGCGCGCTGGTCAGCGGCCGGATCGTCCGCGGCTCCCGGCCGGCCCTGCGGGCCCGGTGCGCGCTCACGGTGGAACTGCTCGTGCTCGGTGGGCTCTGGGCGGTGTGGGCGTCCGCCGGGGGCCACCCCACCGGCGACCTACAGCTCGTGCTGCTGGCGGTGGCCGCGCTCGCCATGGGAGGCCAGAGCGGTCTGGTGCGGGCCGTCGGGCCGCCCGGCTTCTCCACCACCTATCTCACCGGCACCCTGACCGGGGTGCTGGTCGACGCGGTGCGCAGCGGAACGGTGCGCCGGCTCAGCATCGCGCTGCTGGGCGGCCTGGTGGTGGGCGCCGCGGCCGGCGGGCTGCTGGTGGCCCATGCCGCACGGGCCGCGCCCGCCCTGCCGACCGGGCTGGTCGGCCTCGTTCTGCTGGCGTCCTTGACCTCGTTGGCCCGGGATGCCCAGGGCCATCTCTGGCCCCACGCCGAGTAG
- a CDS encoding CGNR zinc finger domain-containing protein — protein MDPSTEQVPRTRVTAGLRALRFDAGSLALNLIASLGRRGSTPIERLGTLDRLREWCDGVGLRLHDEAVTEELRTELRTLREAAYDVVAAVVHDRTPAAASIALLNDRARPAPPQPLLRATGTGVEVDGADRPLTGRELQSIVVRDLIAVLGDPERRGALRACDSSLCTMIYLDPTPGRRRRWCSMRLCGNSAKAAKHRQRQASAAPGGS, from the coding sequence ATGGATCCCTCGACGGAGCAGGTCCCGCGGACGCGGGTCACCGCTGGGCTGCGGGCACTGCGCTTCGACGCCGGCAGCCTCGCCCTGAACCTCATCGCCTCCCTCGGGCGGCGCGGCAGCACCCCGATCGAGCGCCTCGGCACCCTCGACCGGCTGCGGGAGTGGTGCGACGGCGTCGGGTTGCGGCTCCATGACGAGGCCGTCACCGAGGAGCTCCGCACCGAACTGCGGACCCTGCGCGAGGCGGCGTACGACGTGGTGGCGGCAGTTGTCCACGACCGGACCCCGGCCGCCGCGTCCATCGCGCTGCTCAACGACCGGGCGCGCCCCGCCCCGCCGCAACCGCTGCTGAGGGCCACCGGCACCGGGGTCGAGGTGGACGGCGCCGATCGTCCGCTGACCGGGCGGGAGCTCCAGTCGATCGTCGTCCGCGACCTCATAGCGGTGCTCGGGGACCCGGAGCGGCGCGGGGCGCTGCGGGCGTGCGACTCCTCGCTGTGCACCATGATCTACCTCGACCCCACACCGGGCAGACGGCGCCGGTGGTGCTCCATGCGGCTGTGCGGCAACAGCGCCAAGGCCGCGAAACACCGGCAGCGGCAGGCGTCCGCCGCACCGGGCGGGTCCTGA
- a CDS encoding ketopantoate reductase family protein, translated as MRIAIIGAGGVGGYFGARLAAAGDEVTFVARGRHLAAIRERGLTVRSPLGDLRVPSEAVVPTVSDLEAPDLVMVAVKLWDTEDVARQLAPLAESGTAVVSFQNGVQKDTELRRHLPAESVLGGVGYISAFIEEPGVVVHNGTLQRLVFGEYDRKESPRARHFLDRCLAAGVDAEISGDIERTIWEKFVFLVGLSGTTSAVRQPIGVVRGNPGSRDLLRDVMREVVAVGRAKGVDLDPGFADDRLAFCDTLPATMTSSMHNDLLRGNRLELGWLSGAVADLGAELAVATPRNRAIADILAPCALGDPAATGGADVSAAGGASR; from the coding sequence ATGCGGATCGCGATCATCGGCGCGGGTGGCGTCGGCGGATACTTCGGCGCGCGGCTCGCCGCGGCGGGGGACGAGGTCACCTTCGTGGCCCGGGGCCGCCATCTCGCGGCGATCCGGGAGCGGGGGCTGACGGTGCGCAGCCCGCTGGGGGATCTGCGGGTGCCGTCCGAGGCGGTCGTACCGACGGTCTCCGACCTCGAGGCTCCGGACCTCGTCATGGTGGCGGTGAAGCTGTGGGACACCGAGGACGTCGCCCGGCAGCTCGCCCCCCTCGCCGAGAGCGGCACCGCGGTCGTGTCGTTCCAGAACGGAGTGCAGAAGGACACGGAGCTGCGGCGCCATCTGCCCGCGGAGTCGGTCCTCGGCGGGGTCGGCTACATCTCGGCGTTCATCGAGGAGCCGGGGGTGGTGGTGCACAACGGCACGCTTCAGCGGCTGGTGTTCGGGGAGTACGACCGCAAGGAGTCCCCGCGCGCCCGCCACTTCCTCGACCGCTGTCTCGCGGCCGGTGTCGACGCGGAGATCAGCGGGGACATCGAGCGCACCATCTGGGAGAAGTTCGTCTTCCTGGTGGGCCTCTCCGGGACCACCTCGGCGGTGCGGCAGCCGATCGGGGTGGTCCGCGGGAATCCGGGGTCACGGGATCTGCTGCGTGACGTGATGCGCGAGGTGGTCGCCGTGGGGCGGGCCAAGGGGGTGGACCTGGACCCCGGTTTCGCCGACGACCGGCTCGCCTTCTGCGACACGCTGCCCGCCACGATGACGTCCTCGATGCACAACGACCTCCTGCGCGGCAACCGCCTGGAACTGGGCTGGCTCAGCGGGGCCGTGGCCGATCTCGGCGCCGAGCTGGCGGTCGCCACCCCGCGCAACCGGGCCATCGCCGACATCCTCGCCCCCTGCGCCCTGGGCGATCCGGCCGCGACGGGCGGCGCGGACGTCAGCGCAGCAGGGGGAGCTTCCCGATGA
- a CDS encoding DUF2000 domain-containing protein produces the protein MSVPQLSDEDVRTDQSTRQAKLKWVIVVAEELPAGRAVNAAACMAAAVGRAMPELLGPDGRDGSGSGHPGLPWAGCSILAAGPQALRELRAKAAEKDDLFLVDMPGQAQTSRVYDEYLDSLAGTKTEDLDYLAVSLVGPRNKVSRLIGKLPLLR, from the coding sequence GTGTCCGTTCCCCAGCTGTCCGACGAGGATGTACGCACCGATCAGTCCACCCGGCAGGCCAAGCTCAAGTGGGTGATCGTCGTGGCCGAGGAGCTGCCCGCGGGCCGGGCGGTGAACGCCGCAGCCTGCATGGCCGCCGCCGTCGGCCGGGCGATGCCGGAGCTGCTGGGGCCGGACGGCAGGGACGGCTCCGGCTCCGGCCACCCGGGGCTGCCGTGGGCCGGCTGCTCGATCCTGGCGGCCGGCCCACAGGCGCTGCGCGAGCTGCGGGCCAAGGCCGCCGAGAAGGACGATCTGTTCCTCGTCGACATGCCCGGGCAGGCCCAGACCTCACGGGTCTACGACGAGTACCTCGACAGCCTGGCCGGCACCAAGACCGAGGATCTCGACTACCTCGCGGTCAGCCTCGTCGGCCCGCGGAACAAGGTGAGCAGGCTCATCGGGAAGCTCCCCCTGCTGCGCTGA
- a CDS encoding Lrp/AsnC family transcriptional regulator produces the protein MELDALDRALLRELQNDARQTNRELALRTGVSPSTSLERVRALRERGIISGYHAAVDLEAVGRPVQALISVRIRPPSRPVIEGFREWAAQLPETIGLFVTSGAHDFLIHVAVPDTNGLYAFVIDRLTERREVADVQSTMVYEHAQSRCIDPAPAERPAASRRRR, from the coding sequence GTGGAACTTGATGCACTCGACCGTGCTCTTCTGCGGGAATTGCAGAACGATGCACGCCAGACCAATCGCGAGCTGGCCCTGCGCACGGGGGTCTCGCCGTCGACCTCCCTGGAGCGGGTCCGGGCGCTGCGGGAGCGCGGCATCATCAGCGGCTATCACGCCGCCGTCGACCTGGAGGCGGTCGGCCGCCCCGTGCAGGCGCTGATCTCGGTGCGGATCCGCCCACCGTCCCGGCCGGTCATCGAGGGGTTCCGGGAATGGGCCGCCCAGCTGCCGGAGACCATCGGGCTGTTCGTCACCTCCGGCGCCCATGACTTCCTCATCCATGTGGCGGTGCCGGACACCAATGGGCTGTACGCGTTCGTCATCGACCGCCTCACCGAGCGCCGTGAGGTGGCGGATGTGCAGAGCACGATGGTGTACGAACACGCCCAGTCGCGCTGTATCGACCCCGCCCCCGCCGAGCGCCCCGCGGCCTCGCGCCGGAGGCGATAG
- a CDS encoding purine-cytosine permease family protein, producing MTHDDTAPVYGSAVTKVEPFGVDHIPDNERHGKPSSQFFVWFAAGLNFPIILLGFSAVGLGLSFGAAVAAIVVGAGLGSLLMAVMSRMGVRLGVPQQIQARGPLGFFGNFLPVAYINVFAGVGWAAVTVILGGKAIAELTHLPFWGCGLALTLVELVVSVYGYNMINFLQRVLTYVLTPLFVMITVVALVRGAGTFDADPKAADYVGSTGGWITFGGWFLSFLVAWAPFASDYSRYLPDSPSVVKRTAWYTGLGNFVTICWLGILGVLLGSNATSTDSITALHQLTGPFAIPALIAIGLSALAQNFLNVYGGAISVQTLKVPVTRTQAVTLICALAYVISLWGHSGTEDKFSVFLNLTAYFIAPFATVLLLDYHLGGRSDPSRIAELYDRGRVLSWGFAAWVGGVLASVPFWQSDLYTGAFASAYPHAGDLSMFVAAGASAVLYLLTYRLRPLWTRCTSATDEPQPEKTAAVAGS from the coding sequence ATGACCCACGATGACACGGCGCCGGTGTACGGCAGCGCGGTCACCAAGGTGGAGCCCTTCGGGGTCGACCACATCCCCGACAACGAGCGGCACGGCAAGCCCAGTTCGCAGTTCTTCGTCTGGTTCGCCGCCGGTCTCAACTTCCCCATCATCCTGCTCGGGTTCAGCGCGGTCGGGCTCGGCCTCAGCTTCGGCGCCGCCGTCGCCGCCATCGTGGTCGGCGCGGGGCTCGGCTCGCTGCTGATGGCCGTGATGTCCCGGATGGGCGTACGGCTGGGGGTGCCCCAGCAGATCCAGGCGCGGGGCCCGCTCGGCTTCTTCGGCAACTTCCTGCCGGTGGCGTACATCAATGTGTTCGCCGGGGTCGGCTGGGCCGCGGTGACCGTGATCCTCGGTGGCAAGGCCATCGCCGAGCTGACTCATCTGCCCTTCTGGGGCTGCGGGTTGGCGCTCACCCTGGTCGAGCTGGTGGTGTCCGTCTACGGCTACAACATGATCAATTTCCTTCAGCGGGTGCTGACCTACGTCCTCACCCCGCTGTTCGTGATGATCACGGTGGTGGCCCTGGTGCGGGGCGCGGGCACCTTCGACGCCGATCCGAAGGCGGCGGACTACGTCGGCTCCACCGGCGGCTGGATCACCTTCGGCGGCTGGTTCCTCTCCTTCCTCGTCGCCTGGGCGCCGTTCGCCTCGGACTACTCGCGCTATCTGCCCGACTCGCCGAGCGTGGTGAAGCGCACCGCCTGGTACACCGGGCTCGGCAACTTCGTCACCATCTGCTGGCTCGGCATCCTCGGTGTGCTCCTCGGCTCCAACGCCACCAGCACCGACTCCATCACCGCCCTGCACCAGCTGACCGGGCCGTTCGCCATCCCCGCCCTGATCGCCATCGGGCTCTCGGCACTCGCGCAGAACTTCCTCAATGTCTACGGCGGCGCGATCTCCGTCCAGACGCTGAAGGTGCCGGTCACCCGGACCCAGGCCGTCACCCTCATCTGCGCGCTGGCGTATGTGATCAGCCTGTGGGGACACTCCGGGACCGAGGACAAGTTCTCGGTGTTCCTCAACCTCACCGCGTACTTCATCGCGCCGTTCGCCACCGTGCTGCTGCTCGACTACCACCTGGGCGGCCGCTCCGACCCCAGCCGGATCGCCGAGCTGTACGACCGCGGACGGGTGCTCTCCTGGGGCTTCGCCGCCTGGGTCGGCGGGGTGCTGGCCTCGGTGCCGTTCTGGCAGTCCGACCTCTACACCGGGGCGTTCGCCTCCGCGTATCCGCACGCGGGCGATCTGAGCATGTTCGTCGCGGCGGGCGCCTCGGCGGTGCTCTATCTGCTGACCTACCGGCTGCGGCCGCTGTGGACGCGGTGCACCTCGGCCACGGACGAGCCCCAGCCGGAGAAGACGGCGGCGGTGGCGGGCTCCTGA
- a CDS encoding flavin reductase produces the protein MTHTLDRTARIRSTWQAVWDRGEVDALDQLLGPGYVRRRGSAAAPQDREQFKESIRAIRRAFPDLRTEIEEIVEDGESLAIRWRSTGSHTGDFLGVPATGRPVEVSGATFTRFDHGVVSEEWVTWDPRQLLEALGIITTTQRAAVDADVVRGVHRKFITGVTVVTCDDGGKPRGLAVNAFASISLDPPMVLVCVQRSSTTHPALHRASHLGINILAAGQLDVAKTFASKADDKFAGLSWTPGAFGVPLLDRSCAQLEVEIGERLEAGSHTVFTGRVVSARHEELAPLVYSGGGFFDISRTAPLPW, from the coding sequence ATGACGCACACTCTTGACCGCACCGCCCGCATCCGCTCCACCTGGCAGGCGGTCTGGGACCGGGGCGAGGTCGACGCGCTCGACCAGCTGCTCGGCCCCGGCTATGTACGCCGCCGTGGGTCCGCCGCGGCCCCCCAGGACCGAGAGCAGTTCAAGGAGTCCATCCGCGCCATCCGCCGGGCGTTTCCCGATCTCCGCACCGAGATCGAGGAGATCGTCGAGGACGGCGAATCGCTGGCGATCCGCTGGCGCAGCACCGGCAGCCACACCGGCGACTTCCTCGGTGTCCCGGCCACCGGCAGGCCGGTCGAGGTCTCCGGCGCCACCTTCACCCGCTTCGACCACGGTGTGGTCAGCGAGGAGTGGGTGACCTGGGACCCGCGCCAGCTGCTGGAGGCGCTCGGGATCATCACCACCACTCAGCGGGCGGCCGTCGACGCCGATGTGGTCCGTGGTGTGCACCGCAAGTTCATCACCGGTGTCACCGTTGTGACCTGCGACGACGGGGGCAAGCCCCGAGGGCTCGCGGTGAACGCGTTCGCCAGCATCTCACTGGATCCACCGATGGTGCTGGTCTGCGTGCAGCGCTCCTCCACGACCCATCCCGCGCTGCACCGGGCGAGCCATCTGGGAATCAACATCCTCGCCGCCGGCCAGCTCGACGTGGCCAAGACCTTCGCCTCCAAGGCGGACGACAAGTTCGCCGGGCTGTCCTGGACCCCCGGTGCGTTCGGCGTCCCGCTGCTCGACCGGTCCTGCGCCCAGCTCGAGGTGGAGATCGGCGAGCGGCTGGAGGCCGGCAGCCACACCGTCTTCACCGGCCGGGTGGTGTCCGCCCGCCATGAGGAGCTGGCCCCGCTGGTCTACAGCGGCGGTGGCTTCTTCGACATCTCCCGGACCGCGCCGCTGCCGTGGTGA
- a CDS encoding LLM class flavin-dependent oxidoreductase translates to MRFSIFHNLGAPGRLGEYAEVMDEAREFAVTADRAGFWSTWYTEHHFGHEAIEITPNPVLMGADIAARTERIRIGQAASIATFWHPLRLAEDIAMLDQLSGGRVEVGLGRGLYGREALNLNALADPRDQEQNRALYDETVEVLRKAWSGEFFSHRGRFYEFPAPGVKWNHPLSPATPDYTDAGVITKMQVTPFPVQRPHPPLWQVIDSPRSIKSAAADGVQGLFWLPPVSALKERFELYRDTASQASGREYALGEGIGLVRDVYVANTMEQARAEFEEALMTTYRWIMHWRGLSNLMEAGEELTDAHQLSFDFLQGRNLLVGTPEYVSEKIAELRDEVGCEHLLLWTTHPGLPHRNAMRSLELFAEKVMPQFTTGGGHG, encoded by the coding sequence ATGCGCTTTTCGATATTCCACAACCTCGGTGCCCCGGGCCGTCTCGGCGAGTACGCCGAAGTCATGGACGAGGCCCGGGAGTTCGCGGTCACCGCGGACCGGGCGGGCTTCTGGTCCACCTGGTACACCGAACACCACTTCGGGCACGAGGCGATCGAGATCACCCCGAACCCGGTGCTGATGGGGGCGGACATCGCCGCCCGTACCGAACGCATCCGGATCGGCCAGGCGGCCTCGATCGCCACCTTCTGGCATCCGCTGCGGCTCGCCGAGGACATCGCGATGCTCGACCAGCTCTCCGGGGGTCGGGTCGAGGTCGGTCTCGGCCGGGGGCTGTACGGCCGCGAGGCGCTCAACCTCAACGCCCTGGCCGATCCGCGCGACCAGGAGCAGAACCGCGCCCTGTACGACGAGACCGTGGAGGTCCTGCGCAAGGCGTGGAGCGGCGAGTTCTTCTCGCACCGGGGCCGGTTCTACGAGTTCCCCGCCCCCGGGGTGAAGTGGAACCACCCGCTCTCCCCCGCCACCCCGGACTACACCGACGCCGGTGTCATCACCAAGATGCAGGTCACGCCGTTTCCGGTGCAGCGGCCGCACCCTCCGCTGTGGCAGGTCATCGACAGCCCCCGCTCGATCAAGTCCGCCGCGGCCGACGGGGTCCAGGGGCTCTTCTGGCTGCCGCCGGTCTCGGCGCTCAAGGAGCGGTTCGAGCTCTACCGGGACACCGCGAGCCAGGCGTCCGGGCGCGAGTACGCGCTGGGCGAGGGCATCGGCCTGGTGCGCGATGTGTATGTCGCCAACACCATGGAGCAGGCCCGCGCCGAGTTCGAAGAGGCGCTGATGACCACCTACCGGTGGATCATGCACTGGCGGGGGCTGTCCAACCTCATGGAGGCCGGCGAGGAGCTCACCGACGCCCACCAGCTGTCCTTCGACTTCCTCCAGGGGCGCAATCTGCTGGTCGGCACCCCCGAGTATGTCTCGGAGAAGATCGCCGAGCTGCGCGACGAGGTGGGGTGCGAGCATCTGCTGCTGTGGACCACCCACCCCGGTCTGCCGCACCGCAACGCGATGCGCAGCCTGGAGCTGTTCGCCGAGAAGGTCATGCCGCAGTTCACCACCGGTGGCGGTCATGGCTGA
- a CDS encoding amino acid synthesis family protein — protein MAEARLRKVVTVADELLLELGRPVAAPVRRVAAAAVISNPWAGGGFVADLGPEVERIAPGLARLLTDRISEALGGVDRIESFGKAAIVGLDGEIEHGGALIHTPFFGNVFRELTEGTSIIVFSDDRLPAGEPLTVPLWHKTAAATRSHYQTCQIRIPDAPRPDEIVVIAAGASGPRPNARIGDRATDPLIRLADLDDDLETVT, from the coding sequence ATGGCTGAGGCACGGCTGCGCAAGGTCGTCACCGTCGCCGACGAGCTGCTGCTGGAGCTCGGCCGCCCGGTCGCGGCGCCGGTGCGCCGGGTGGCGGCGGCCGCGGTGATCAGCAACCCCTGGGCCGGCGGCGGCTTCGTCGCCGACCTGGGGCCCGAGGTCGAGCGGATCGCACCGGGGCTGGCCCGGCTGCTCACCGACCGGATCAGCGAGGCGCTGGGCGGGGTCGACCGGATCGAGTCCTTCGGCAAGGCCGCCATCGTGGGCCTGGACGGGGAGATCGAGCACGGCGGCGCGCTGATCCACACCCCGTTCTTCGGCAATGTCTTCCGCGAGCTGACCGAGGGCACCTCGATCATCGTCTTCAGCGACGACCGGCTTCCGGCCGGTGAGCCGCTGACCGTGCCGCTGTGGCACAAGACCGCGGCCGCGACCCGCTCGCACTACCAGACCTGCCAGATCCGTATCCCCGACGCGCCCCGCCCGGACGAGATCGTCGTCATCGCGGCCGGGGCGTCCGGCCCCCGCCCGAACGCCCGGATCGGGGACCGCGCCACCGACCCGCTCATCCGCCTGGCCGATCTGGACGACGACCTGGAGACCGTGACATGA
- a CDS encoding amino acid synthesis family protein, which produces MNIRKIITFTEDIHSEGGRPVDPPARTAVVLAVIENPWAGQGFVADLLPGIDEVAPKLGELLAPRVVEALGAPVEAYGKAAIVGLDGEVEHGSALIHTLKFGDHFRRAANATTLLPAVEKRAAAGTVFDIPLKHITDATVRSHHQSIEVRVADGPRADEIVVGLAAAAQGRPQARLAPLSTER; this is translated from the coding sequence ATGAACATCCGCAAGATCATCACCTTCACCGAGGACATCCACAGCGAGGGCGGCCGCCCGGTGGACCCGCCGGCCCGTACGGCCGTGGTACTCGCCGTCATCGAGAACCCCTGGGCCGGTCAGGGCTTCGTGGCGGATCTGCTGCCGGGGATCGACGAGGTGGCGCCGAAGCTGGGCGAGCTGCTGGCGCCACGCGTGGTCGAGGCTCTGGGCGCGCCGGTGGAGGCGTACGGGAAGGCCGCGATCGTGGGGCTCGACGGGGAGGTCGAGCACGGCTCCGCGCTGATCCACACCCTCAAGTTCGGCGACCACTTCCGCCGCGCGGCGAACGCCACCACGCTGCTCCCGGCCGTCGAGAAGCGGGCCGCCGCGGGCACGGTCTTCGACATTCCGCTCAAGCACATCACCGACGCCACCGTCCGCTCGCACCACCAGAGCATCGAGGTCCGGGTGGCGGACGGGCCGCGCGCCGACGAGATCGTCGTCGGGCTGGCGGCGGCCGCCCAGGGCCGCCCCCAGGCCCGGCTGGCGCCGCTGTCGACGGAGCGGTGA
- a CDS encoding alpha/beta fold hydrolase has product MGRSEAGARVRVPASPAGAPVALSHETHGDGPEMVLLHGVGLDRRMWDRCLPALAARHRVTLVDLRGHGASPAAAAGVSLAELAADVGALLTGPTHVVGFSLGALVAQRLGLDRPELTASLTLVSSVAGRSEEERAAVARRQELAAQDFGASAWAAVDRWFSPAWRAQDPGLARQVLDTLLANDRASYLACYRVFATADTGLWRWLPRITAPTVAVTGERDPGSTPAMSHRLAERIPGARAVIVPGARHLLPLECPRELTDVILTRTGAHAGTDTGTDGGNQTGNRTRSHGSHTGTHPGAPTGAPTGQESHRS; this is encoded by the coding sequence ATGGGCAGGTCCGAGGCGGGTGCCCGGGTACGCGTCCCGGCCTCCCCGGCCGGTGCCCCGGTGGCGCTGAGCCACGAAACGCACGGCGACGGCCCGGAGATGGTGCTGCTGCACGGCGTCGGCCTCGACCGCCGTATGTGGGACCGGTGCCTGCCGGCCCTCGCGGCCCGGCACCGGGTGACGCTGGTCGATCTGCGCGGCCACGGCGCCTCCCCGGCCGCGGCGGCCGGGGTGTCGCTCGCCGAGCTGGCCGCCGATGTCGGGGCGCTGCTGACCGGCCCCACGCATGTGGTCGGCTTCTCGCTCGGCGCCCTGGTCGCCCAGCGGCTGGGTCTTGACCGGCCGGAGCTCACCGCCTCGCTCACCCTGGTCAGCTCGGTCGCGGGCCGGTCGGAGGAGGAGCGGGCGGCGGTGGCCCGCCGCCAGGAGCTGGCCGCCCAGGACTTCGGGGCGTCCGCGTGGGCGGCGGTCGACCGCTGGTTCTCGCCCGCCTGGCGGGCCCAGGACCCCGGGCTGGCGCGGCAGGTGCTCGATACCCTGCTGGCCAACGACCGGGCCTCCTACCTGGCGTGTTATCGGGTGTTCGCGACCGCCGACACCGGGCTGTGGCGGTGGCTGCCCCGGATCACCGCGCCCACCGTGGCGGTGACCGGCGAGCGGGACCCCGGCTCGACCCCGGCCATGTCGCACCGGCTGGCCGAGCGGATTCCCGGCGCCCGGGCGGTGATCGTGCCCGGCGCCCGCCATCTGCTGCCGCTGGAATGCCCCCGGGAACTCACCGACGTGATCCTCACCCGGACCGGAGCCCACGCCGGGACCGACACCGGAACCGACGGCGGAAACCAGACCGGAAACCGCACCCGAAGCCATGGAAGCCATACCGGAACCCACCCCGGCGCCCCCACCGGAGCCCCCACCGGACAGGAGTCCCACCGCTCATGA
- a CDS encoding aldehyde dehydrogenase: MNPLPRHDHYIAGEWTAPAEGGYFASVNPATAEPWYEAARGTAADVDRAVDAARTAFEDPRWRDLSQTRRGRLLRNLGDLIGEHAERLARTESLDNGKLLREMRAQLAGLPEYFHYYAGLADKIQGEVIPGASRELLNYTLREPVGVVGAITPWNSPLLLTTTKLAPALAAGNTVVVKPSEHTSASLLALAPLFEEAGFPPGVVNVVTGYGPEAGGPLTEHDGVSKVTFTGSSGTGRRIARTCADRLIGCTLELGGKSPNIIFPDADLGSAAMGVIAGVFAAAGQTCVAGSRVLVHREVYDEILERVTARAATIRIGDPLAETTELGPLAIAEQLEKVESYVELGQAEGGKVVCGGRRPETGLNGYFYSPTVFTGTDNGMRICQEEIFGPVATVIPFGSEEEALAIANDSAYGLAAGVWTRDVNRVHRMAARLEAGTVWANTYRSMSPMSPRAGFKTSGMGTEHGTEVIREYTRLKSVWINTSEEPAGDPFILRS; the protein is encoded by the coding sequence ATGAACCCCCTGCCGCGCCATGACCACTACATCGCGGGCGAGTGGACCGCCCCCGCCGAAGGCGGCTACTTCGCGAGCGTCAACCCGGCCACCGCCGAGCCCTGGTACGAGGCGGCGCGCGGCACCGCCGCCGATGTGGACCGTGCGGTGGACGCCGCCCGCACCGCCTTCGAGGATCCGCGCTGGCGCGATCTGAGCCAGACCCGGCGCGGTCGGCTGCTGCGGAACCTGGGCGATCTGATCGGTGAGCACGCGGAGCGGCTGGCCCGCACCGAGAGCCTGGACAACGGCAAGCTGCTGCGCGAGATGCGGGCCCAACTCGCCGGGCTGCCCGAGTACTTCCACTACTACGCGGGGCTCGCCGACAAGATCCAGGGCGAGGTGATCCCCGGGGCGAGCCGCGAGCTGCTCAACTACACCCTGCGCGAACCGGTGGGCGTGGTCGGCGCCATCACCCCCTGGAACTCCCCGCTGCTGCTCACCACCACCAAGCTCGCCCCGGCCCTGGCCGCGGGGAACACGGTGGTGGTCAAGCCCTCGGAGCACACCTCGGCCTCGCTGCTGGCGCTCGCACCGCTCTTCGAGGAGGCGGGGTTCCCGCCGGGGGTGGTCAATGTGGTCACCGGGTACGGCCCGGAGGCGGGCGGGCCGCTGACCGAGCACGACGGCGTGTCCAAGGTGACCTTCACCGGCTCCAGCGGGACCGGCCGCCGCATCGCCCGCACCTGCGCCGACCGGCTGATCGGCTGCACCCTGGAGCTGGGCGGGAAGTCGCCCAACATCATCTTCCCGGACGCCGACCTGGGCTCGGCCGCCATGGGCGTGATCGCGGGCGTCTTCGCGGCCGCGGGCCAGACCTGTGTGGCGGGCAGCCGGGTCCTGGTGCACCGGGAGGTGTACGACGAGATCCTGGAGCGGGTGACGGCCCGGGCGGCCACGATCCGCATCGGCGATCCGCTGGCGGAGACCACCGAGCTCGGCCCGCTCGCCATCGCCGAGCAGCTGGAGAAGGTCGAGTCGTACGTCGAACTGGGGCAGGCCGAGGGCGGAAAGGTGGTCTGCGGCGGCAGGCGGCCGGAGACCGGTCTCAACGGGTACTTCTACTCCCCCACCGTCTTCACCGGCACCGACAACGGGATGCGGATCTGCCAGGAGGAGATCTTCGGGCCGGTCGCGACCGTCATCCCGTTCGGCTCCGAGGAGGAGGCCCTGGCGATCGCCAACGACTCCGCGTACGGCCTGGCGGCGGGCGTGTGGACCCGGGATGTGAACCGGGTGCACCGGATGGCCGCCCGGCTGGAGGCCGGGACGGTGTGGGCCAACACCTATCGCTCGATGTCGCCGATGTCGCCCCGGGCCGGGTTCAAGACCAGCGGGATGGGGACCGAGCACGGCACGGAGGTGATCCGGGAGTACACCCGGCTGAAGAGCGTCTGGATCAACACCAGCGAGGAGCCCGCCGGGGATCCCTTCATCCTGAGGTCCTGA